In a genomic window of Panthera tigris isolate Pti1 chromosome D4, P.tigris_Pti1_mat1.1, whole genome shotgun sequence:
- the SPATA6L gene encoding spermatogenesis associated 6-like protein isoform X8, with product MPRWTSAGRDSCDLDILFPIGDALGQITSIWGIAPEIEFSTRTAIRERVFLHRSRFLEEREKSRRPLSTSDGPRSPLNNVRMRPKDSKVESTQSWAPSPCSPRCFVQDQPTPPSLGNNFRISGESKPPFVVRHVDSAKPFGDSISELQPRKSRIKPKFSNLPFPGRRASSFDSFAANIKVIKEPDERIVLRKESPSPLDSSKFGKPSPSYGNQGDADFHREASFATDQPSRSSSPLLDQPLLRERFHLYSQSTWRKIHERVCDLLTSHRAQQHLNKEYTISETKYILERPSYPLKKYPVQEQRYF from the exons ATGCCCCGCTGGACTTCTGCTGGGAGAGATTCTTGCGACCTGGACATTTTATTTCCGATAGGGGATGCTCTTGGGCAGATCACTTCCATCTGG GGCATTGCTCCCGAAATAGAGTTTTCCACACGGACAGCCATCAGAGAACGCGTGTTCCTGCATAGAAGCAGGTTTCTT gaagaaagagagaagtcaagaAGGCCTTTATCTACATCAGATGGGCCCAGATCCCCCTTAAATAACGTGAGGATGAGGCCAAAGGACAGTAAGGTCGAAAGCACGCAATCCTGGGCCCCCTCGCCCTGCTCCCCCAGGTGCTTCGTTCAGGACCAGCCCACTCCACCGAGccttggaaataatttcagaatcTCCGGGGAAAGCAAACCTCCATTTGTAGTTAGACAC gtGGACAGTGCGAAGCCTTTTGGTGACAGTATTTCAGAGCTTCAGCCCCGGAAGTCTAGGATAAAGCCTAAGTTTTCAAACTTACCTTTTCCAGGGAGAAGAG CTTCTTCTTTTGACAGCTTTGCTGCTAACATAAAG GTTATCAAAGAGCCAGATGAACGGATTGTTTTAAGGAAAGAATCACCATCACCTTTAGATTCAAGTAAGTTTGGAAAACCGTCGCCCAGTTATGGTAACCAAGGGGACGCCGATTTCCACCGGGAAGCCTCATTTGCCACCGACCAGCCTTCCAGATCTTCTAGCCCTCTTCTGGATCAGCCCCTTCTCCGAGAAAG ATTCCACCTTTATTCTCAGTCCACTTGGAGGAAGATCCACGAGAGGGTGTGCGATCTTCTGACATCCCACAGAGCTCAGCAACACCTAAACAAG GAATATACTATCTCTGAAACAAAGTATATCCTTGAAAGACCAAGTTACCCGTTGAAGAAATACCCAGTGCAGGAACAGAGATACTTTTAA